Proteins encoded within one genomic window of Argiope bruennichi chromosome 7, qqArgBrue1.1, whole genome shotgun sequence:
- the LOC129975145 gene encoding uncharacterized PE-PGRS family protein PE_PGRS54-like, whose product MSCPRLVLAFLALLSTHALFAAAGGTTPWDSPALADSFMKSFMDEIGTSGAFSSSQIDDMSTIGDTMMDSVNRLASSGRISKSKLQALNMAFASSMAEIAATEEGGLSIGAKTSAIASALRGAFFQTTGYANEQFINEITSLINMIAQANVNAVSASASAAAGGGYGAPAYGPSSYGPSQQQSSASSVSISASAAGAGPRGQAPSRSAQQGPRGPSGPGGASVSAAAAAAGGPGSQGPYGPGQQGPGARGPSGPSQQGPGGYGPSGPGGASAAAAAAAAGGPGGQGPYGPGQQGPGAGPYGPGQQGPGQQGPGGYGPSGPGGAAAAAAAAAAGGPGGQGPSGPGQQGPGGYGPSGPSGASAAAAAAGGQGPYGQGQQGPGGQQGPGGYGPSGPGGASAAAAAAAGGGPGGQGPYGPGQQGRGAAAAAAAAAAGGPGGQGPSGPGQLGPGGYGPSGPSGASAAAAAAGGQGPYGQGQQGPGGYGPSGPSGASAAAAAAGGQGPYGQGQQGPGQQGPGGYGPSGPSGASAAAAAAGGQGPYGQGQQGPGGYGPSGPGGASAAAAAAAAGGPGGQGPYGPGQQGPYGPGQQGPGQQGPGGYGPSGPGGAAAAAAAAAAGGPGGQGPSGPGQLGPGGYGASGPSGASAAAAAAGGQGPYGQGQQGSGGYGPSGQSGASAAAAAAGGQGPYGQGQQGPGQQGPGVYGPSGPSGASAAAAAAGGQGPYGQGQQGPGGYGPSGPGGASAAAAAAAAGGPGGQGPYGPGQQGPYGPGQQGPGQQGPGGYGPSGPGGAAAAAAAAAAGGPGGQGPSGPGQQGPGGYGPSGPSGASAAAAAAGGQGPYGQGQQGPGGYGPSGPGGASAAAAAAAAGGPGGQGPYGPGQQGPYGPGQQGPGQQGPGGYGPSGPGGAAAAAAAAAAGGPGGQGPSGPGQQGPGGYGPSGPSGASAAAAAAGGQGPYGQGQQGPGQQGPGGYGPSGPSGASAAAAAAGGQGPYGQGQQGPVGYGPSGPGGASAAAAAAAAGGPGGQGPYGPGQQGPYGPGQQGPGQQGPGGYGPSGPGGAAAAAAAAAAGGPGGQGPSGPGQQGPGGYGPSGPSGASAAAAAAGGQGPYGQGQQGPGQQGPGGYGPSGPSGASAAAAAAGGQGPYGQGQQGPVGYGPSGPGGASAAAAAAAAGGPGGQGPYGPGQQGPYGPGQQGPGQQGPGGYGPSGPGGAAAAAAAAAAGGPGGQGPSGPGQLGPGGYGPSGPSGASAAAAAAGGQGPYGQGQQGSGGYGPSGQSGASAAAAAAGGQGPYGQGQQGPGQQGPGVYGPSGPSGASAAAAAAGGQGPYGQGQQGPGGYGPSGPGGASAAAAAAAAGGPGGQGPYGPGQQGPYGPGQQGPGQQGPGGYGPSGPGGAAAAAAAAAAGGPGGQGPSRPGQQGPGGYGPSGPSGASAAAAAAGGQGPYGQGQQGPGGYGPSGPSGASAAAAAAGGQGPYGQGQQGPGGYGPSGPGGASAAAAAAAAGGPGGQGPYGPGQQGPYGPGQQGPGQQGPGGYGPSGPGGAAAAAAAAAAGGPGGQGPSGPGQQGPGGYGPSGPSGASAAAAAAGGQGPYGQGQQGPGGYGPSGPGGASAAAAAAAAGGPGGQGPYGPGQQGPGQQGPGGYGPYGPGGAAAAAAAAAAGGPGGQGPSGPGQQGPGGYGPSGPSGASAAAAAAGGQGPYGQGQQGPGGYGPSGPSGASAAAAAAGGQGPYGQGQQGPGGYGPSGPGGASAAVAAAAAGGPGGQGPYGPGQQGPYGPGQQGPGQQGPGGYGPSGPGGAAAAAAAAAAGGPGGQGPSGPGQQGPGGYGPSGPSGASAAAAAAGGQGTYGQGQQGPGGYGPSGPSGASAAAAAAGGQGPYGQGQQGPGGYGPSGPGGASAAVAAAAAGGPGGQGPYGPGQQGPYGPGQQGPGQQGPGGYGPSGPGGAAAAAAAAAAGGPGGQGPSGPGQQGPGGYGPSGPSGASAAAAAAGGQGPYGQGQQGPYGPGQQGPGGQGPGGYGPSGPGGASAAAAAAAAGGPGGQGPFGPGQQGPGAGGPYGPGQQGPGQQGPGGYGPSGPGGAAAASAAAAAGGAGGQGPSGPGQQGPGGYGPSGPSGASAAAAAAGGQGPYGQGQQGLGGYGPSGPSGAAAAAAAAGGQGPYGQGQQGPAGYGPSGPGGASAAAAAAAAGGPGGQGPYGPGQQGPGAQGPGGYGPSGPGGAAAAAASAAAGGPGRQGPSGPGQQGPGSYGPSGPSGASAAAAAAGGQGPYGQGQQGPGGYGPSGPVSGVSASVSSAATRLSSPAASSRVSSAVSTLASSGPSDAGVVSSALSNLVSQVSTNHPGLSECDVIVQALLELVSALVHILGSSSVGQVDYNGASYSAQTLGQAVAQALA is encoded by the exons ATGAGTTGCCCTCGTCTTGTACTAGCCTTTTTGGCTTTGCTCAGCACCCATGCTCTCTTCGCTGCTGCTGGTGGTACGACTCCTTGGGATTCTCCAGCCCTGGCAGACAGTTTCATGAAAAGTTTCATGGATGAAATAGGTACCAGTGGAGCATTCTCTTCGAGTCAAATCGATGACATGAGTACCATTGGCGATACCATGATGGATTCTGTCAATAGATTGGCAAGCAGTGGACGAATCTCGAAATCAAAACTTCAAGCTCTGAATATGGCATTTGCTTCATCCATGGCTGAAATAGCTGCTACAGAAGAAGGTGGCTTGAGTATAGGTGCAAAAACGAGCGCCATTGCCAGTGCTCTTAGAGGCGCCTTCTTTCAGACAACAGGCTATGCAAATGAGCAATTCATAAACGAAATTACATCGTTAATCAATATGATTGCTCAAGCAAATGTAAATGCAGTGTCAGCAAGTGCTTCCGCAGCCGCAGGAGGAGGATATGGTGCTCCTGCATATGGTCCTTCAAGTTATGGACCATCACAACAACAATCTTCTGCCAGCTCGGTATCTATAAGCGCATCTGCCGCTGGAGCTGGACCCAGAGGTCAAGCACCTTCTAGATCTGCACAACAAGGACCTAGAGGACCATCCGGACCTGGAGGTGCCTCTGTCTCCGCCGCTGCTGCAGCTGCAGGTGGACCCGGAAGTCAAGGACCATATGGACcaggacaacaaggaccaggtgCAAGAGGACCATCCGGACCCAGTCAACag GGACCTGGAGGATATGGACCATCTGGACCTGGAGGTGCTTCTGCCGCGGCCGCGGCTGCAGCTGCCGGTGGACCCGGAGGTCAAGGACCATACGGACcaggacaacaaggaccaggtgCAGGACCATATGGACCCGGACAACAG GGacctggacaacaaggacctggaggtTATGGACCATCTGGACCTGGAGGTGCCGCGGCCGCCGCCGCTGCTGCAGCTGCAGGTGGACCTGGAGGACAAGGACCATCTGGacctggacaacaaggaccaggagGTTATGGACCATCTGGACCAAGTGGAGCATCCGCTGCCGCAGCCGCAGCAGGaggtcaaggaccttatggacaaggacaacaaggaccaggag gacaacaaggaccaggagGATATGGACCATCTGGACCTGGAGGAGCTTCTGCCGCCGCCGCTGCTGCAGCTGGAGGTGGACCCGGAGGACAAGGACCATACGGACCAGGACAACAAGGAC GAGGTGCCGCTGCCGCCGCCGCTGCTGCAGCTGCAGGTGGACCTGGAGGACAAGGACCATCTGGACCTGGACAACTAGGACCAGGAGGTTATGGACCATCTGGACCAAGTGGAGCATCCGCTGCCGCAGCCGCAGCAGGaggtcaaggaccttatggacaaggacaacaaggaccaggagGTTATGGACCATCTGGACCAAGTGGAGCATCCGCTGCCGCAGCCGCAGCAGGaggtcaaggaccttatggacaaggacaacaaggaccaggacaacaaggaccaggagGTTATGGACCATCTGGACCAAGTGGAGCATCCGCTGCCGCAGCCGCAGCAGGaggtcaaggaccttatggacaaggacaacaaggaccaggagGATATGGACCATCTGGACCTGGAGGAGCTTCTGCCGCCgctgctgctgcagctgcagGTGGACCCGGAGGACAAGGACCATACGGACCAGGACAACAAGGACCATACGGACCCGGACAACAG GGacctggacaacaaggacctggaggtTATGGACCATCTGGACCTGGAGGTGCCGCTGCCGCCGCCGCTGCTGCAGCTGCAGGTGGACCTGGAGGACAAGGACCATCTGGACCTGGACAACTAGGACCAGGAGGTTATGGAGCATCTGGACCAAGTGGAGCATCCGCTGCCGCAGCCGCAGCAGGaggtcaaggaccttatggacaAGGACAACAAGGATCAGGAGGTTATGGACCATCTGGACAAAGTGGAGCATCCGCTGCCGCAGCCGCAGCAGGaggtcaaggaccttatggacaaggacaacaaggaccaggacAACAGGGACCAGGAGTTTATGGACCATCTGGACCAAGTGGAGCATCCGCTGCCGCAGCCGCAGCAGGaggtcaaggaccttatggacaaggacaacaaggaccaggagGATATGGACCATCTGGACCTGGAGGAGCTTCTGCCGCCGCCGCTGCTGCAGCTGCAGGTGGACCCGGAGGACAAGGACCATACGGACCAGGACAACAAGGACCATACGGACCCGGACAACAG GGacctggacaacaaggacctggaggtTATGGACCATCTGGACCTGGAGGTGCCGCTGCCGCCGCCGCTGCTGCAGCTGCAGGTGGACCTGGAGGACAAGGACCATCTGGacctggacaacaaggaccaggagGTTATGGACCATCTGGACCAAGTGGAGCATCCGCAGCCGCAGCCGCAGCAGGaggtcaaggaccttatggacaaggacaacaaggaccaggagGATATGGACCATCTGGACCTGGAGGAGCTTCTGCCGCCGCCGCTGCTGCAGCTGCAGGTGGACCCGGAGGACAAGGACCATACGGACCAGGACAACAAGGACCATACGGACCCGGACAACAG GGacctggacaacaaggacctggaggtTATGGACCATCTGGACCTGGAGGTGCCGCTGCCGCCGCCGCTGCTGCAGCTGCAGGTGGACCTGGAGGACAAGGACCATCTGGacctggacaacaaggaccaggagGTTATGGACCATCTGGACCAAGTGGAGCATCTGCTGCCGCAGCCGCAGCAGGaggtcaaggaccttatggacaaggacaacaaggaccaggacaacaaggaccaggagGTTATGGACCATCTGGACCAAGTGGAGCATCCGCTGCCGCAGCCGCAGCAGGaggtcaaggaccttatggacaAGGACAACAAGGACCAGTTGGATATGGACCATCTGGACCTGGAGGAGCTTCTGCCGCCGCCGCTGCTGCAGCTGCAGGTGGACCCGGAGGACAAGGACCATACGGACCAGGACAACAAGGACCATACGGACCCGGACAACAG GGacctggacaacaaggacctggaggtTATGGACCATCTGGACCTGGAGGTGCCGCGGCCGCCGCCGCTGCTGCAGCTGCAGGTGGACCTGGAGGACAAGGACCATCTGGacctggacaacaaggaccaggagGTTATGGACCATCTGGACCAAGTGGAGCATCCGCTGCCGCAGCCGCAGCAGGaggtcaaggaccttatggacaaggacaacaaggaccaggacaacaaggaccaggagGTTATGGACCATCTGGACCAAGTGGAGCATCCGCTGCCGCAGCCGCAGCAGGaggtcaaggaccttatggacaAGGACAACAAGGACCAGTTGGATATGGACCATCTGGACCTGGAGGAGCTTCTGCCGCCGCCGCTGCTGCAGCTGCAGGTGGACCCGGAGGACAAGGACCATACGGACCAGGACAACAAGGACCATACGGACCCGGACAACAG GGacctggacaacaaggacctggaggtTATGGACCATCTGGACCTGGAGGTGCCGCTGCCGCCGCCGCTGCTGCAGCTGCAGGTGGACCTGGAGGACAAGGACCATCTGGACCTGGACAACTAGGACCAGGAGGTTATGGACCATCTGGACCAAGTGGAGCATCCGCTGCCGCAGCCGCAGCAGGaggtcaaggaccttatggacaAGGACAACAAGGATCAGGAGGTTATGGACCATCTGGACAAAGTGGAGCATCCGCTGCCGCAGCCGCAGCAGGaggtcaaggaccttatggacaaggacaacaaggaccaggacaacaaggaccaggagTTTATGGACCATCTGGACCAAGTGGAGCATCCGCTGCCGCAGCCGCAGCAGGaggtcaaggaccttatggacaaggacaacaaggaccaggagGATATGGACCATCTGGACCTGGAGGAGCTTCTGCCGCCGCCGCTGCTGCAGCTGCAGGTGGACCCGGAGGACAAGGACCATACGGACCAGGACAACAAGGACCATACGGACCCGGACAACAG GGacctggacaacaaggacctggaggtTATGGACCATCTGGACCTGGAGGTGCCGCTGCCGCCGCCGCTGCTGCAGCTGCAGGTGGACCTGGAGGACAAGGACCATCTCGacctggacaacaaggaccaggagGTTATGGACCATCTGGACCAAGTGGAGCATCCGCTGCCGCAGCCGCAGCAGGaggtcaaggaccttatggacaaggacaacaaggaccaggagGTTATGGACCATCTGGACCAAGTGGAGCATCCGCAGCCGCAGCCGCAGCAGGaggtcaaggaccttatggacaaggacaacaaggaccaggagGATATGGACCATCTGGACCTGGAGGAGCTTCTGCCGCCGCCGCTGCTGCAGCTGCAGGTGGACCCGGAGGACAAGGACCATACGGACCAGGACAACAAGGACCATACGGACCCGGACAACAG GGacctggacaacaaggacctggaggtTATGGACCATCTGGACCTGGAGGTGCCGCTGCCGCCGCCGCTGCTGCAGCTGCAGGTGGACCTGGAGGACAAGGACCATCTGGacctggacaacaaggaccaggagGTTATGGACCATCTGGACCAAGTGGAGCATCCGCTGCCGCAGCCGCAGCAGGaggtcaaggaccttatggacaaggacaacaaggaccaggtgGATATGGACCATCTGGACCTGGAGGAGCTTCTGCCGCCGCCGCTGCTGCAGCTGCAGGTGGACCCGGAGGACAAGGACCATACGGACCAGGACAACAG GGacctggacaacaaggacctggaggtTATGGACCATATGGACCTGGAGGTGCCGCTGCCGCCGCCGCTGCTGCAGCTGCAGGTGGACCTGGAGGACAAGGACCATCTGGacctggacaacaaggaccaggagGTTATGGACCATCTGGACCAAGTGGAGCATCCGCTGCCGCAGCCGCAGCAGGaggtcaaggaccttatggacaaggacaacaaggaccaggagGTTATGGACCATCTGGACCAAGTGGAGCATCCGCTGCCGCAGCCGCAGCAGGaggtcaaggaccttatggacaaggacaacaaggaccaggagGATATGGACCATCTGGACCTGGAGGAGCTTCTGCCGCCGTCGCTGCTGCAGCTGCAGGTGGACCCGGAGGACAAGGACCATACGGTCCAGGACAACAAGGACCATACGGACCCGGACAACAG GGacctggacaacaaggacctggaggtTATGGACCATCTGGACCTGGAGGTGCCGCTGCCGCCGCCGCTGCTGCAGCTGCAGGTGGACCTGGAGGACAAGGACCATCTGGacctggacaacaaggaccaggagGTTATGGACCATCTGGACCAAGTGGAGCATCCGCTGCCGCAGCCGCAGCAGGAGGTCAAGGAACTTATGGACaaggacaacaaggaccaggagGTTATGGACCATCTGGACCAAGTGGAGCATCCGCTGCCGCAGCCGCAGCAGGaggtcaaggaccttatggacaaggacaacaaggaccaggagGATATGGACCATCTGGACCTGGAGGAGCTTCTGCCGCCGTCGCTGCTGCAGCTGCAGGTGGACCCGGAGGACAAGGACCATACGGTCCAGGACAACAAGGACCATACGGACCCGGACAACAG GGacctggacaacaaggacctggaggtTATGGACCATCTGGACCTGGAGGTGCCGCTGCCGCCGCCGCTGCTGCAGCTGCAGGTGGACCTGGAGGACAAGGACCATCTGGACCTGGGCAACAAGGACCAGGTGGTTATGGACCATCTGGACCAAGTGGAGCATCCGCTGCCGCAGCCGCAGCAGGAGGTCAAGGGCCTTATGGACAAGGACAACAAGGACCATACGGACCAGGACAACAG GGACCAGGAGGGCAAGGACCTGGAGGTTATGGACCATCTGGACCAGGTGGTGCTTCTGCTGCCGCCGCTGCTGCAGCTGCTGGTGGACCTGGAGGTCAAGGACCATTCGGCCCAGGCCAACAGGGACCAGGTGCAGGAGGACCATACGGACCCGGACAACAG GGacctggacaacaaggacctggaggaTATGGACCATCTGGACCTGGTGGTGCTGCTGCCGCCTCCGCTGCTGCAGCTGCAGGTGGAGCAGGAGGACAAGGACCATCTGGacctggacaacaaggacctggtggtTATGGACCTTCTGGACCAAGTGGAGCTTCCGCTGCTGCAGCCGCAGCAGGaggtcaaggaccttatggacaAGGACAACAAGGACTAGGAGGTTATGGACCATCTGGACCAAGTGGAGCAGCCGCTGCCGCAGCCGCAGCAGGaggtcaaggaccttatggacaAGGACAACAAGGACCAGCAGGATATGGACCATCCGGACCTGGAGGAGCTTCTGCCGCCGCCGCTGCTGCAGCTGCAGGTGGACCCGGAGGTCAAGGACCATACGGACCCGGACAACAG GGACCAGGAGCACAAGGACCTGGAGGTTATGGACCATCTGGACCAGGTGGTGCTGCTGCTGCCGCCGCTTCTGCAGCTGCAGGTGGACCTGGACGACAAGGACCATCTGGacctggacaacaaggacctggaagttATGGTCCATCTGGACCAAGTGGAGCATCCGCTGCCGCAGCAGCAGCTGGaggtcaaggaccttatggacaaggacaacaaggaccaggagGATATGGACCATCTGGGCCCGTATCAGGTGTTTCAGCTAGTGTATCTAGTGCTGCTACTAGGCTATCATCTCCTGCTGCTTCGTCTAGAGTATCTTCCGCTGTCTCGACACTTGCTTCTAGTGGACCCTCTGACGCAGGTGTTGTTTCCTCCGCTTTGAGCAACTTGGTATCTCAAGTCAGTACCAATCATCCTGGTCTTTCTGAATGCGACGTAATTGTTCAAGCATTGTTGGAGTTAGTGTCTGCGCTTGTCCATATATTGGGATCATCAAGTGTCGGTCAAGTAGATTATAACGGTGCCAGTTATTCTGCTCAAACCCTTGGGCAGGCCGTTGCGCAAGCTCTCGCTTAA